The following proteins are encoded in a genomic region of Dermatophagoides farinae isolate YC_2012a chromosome 8, ASM2471394v1, whole genome shotgun sequence:
- the LOC124495853 gene encoding uncharacterized protein LOC124495853, producing the protein MMKCSFIICNNNNKIDSIIFLVIIIITFNVIFIISHISCDRHHHKVYRHEKRPDRLKFEIERHIDCHAIGYSDATLNECGYCVGGQTKLDYDHGKDCLGVCFGNTTIDCMGVCGGDAYIDECSGTCIQPGLVAIDKHSSLVLMNRDCRGLCLQQPPPATTTTDKESNQQRQNNPMVATQSYQLDRCGFCSLSQSQQSQQQQQQQSSPSSSSSVNDPNQMTMSQSMDCKGNCQLPGLVKHTIVCGQCINQQNEMPTVIDNCGHCLSEGHACSCDRDPIRCGCIDQNNCYLIKNLLPIAIPNNVPVNISIVGYFYPYVNQLYCVIRSQSFEIIESFPVQFLYKNKTFIQCTMKLEQSGEYVVGLGFRPNVLITPPKDLLQFYVFDSNAVNLTGITPQRSFSNESDLPLMIKFNAIVDNHELPPTPIRCGIIYENGQQELSDYGQDQYSCRLKESKLRAKSQITRIYPTFDGINFIGSGFDHLIQSPAPKIFALSSFISEDSLSIIVNFDKSVNIEIIENHIRENVDDDEDDVALIMCDYLLTESTIEQLSLFELESCKWATRTQFIITILKPFSSDMIEIQLKPQVLSEHGQKYPLFNQESESANISKLSNHLNWWSYEPMIAIIGPNEISFCGIFSLIGHFSSPRGTTEVNFEWKVSGEVTSDLRQYVRSHGKSTNLLLNAEMFDINTEYTFTFSAFIHARRQSIEAVHSLIRLEYETPNLVIYSTNTLSSNPLRENDPILLFGDFHIPDCIYPPQLITMYWSTNDPLVLFPIKQITKRYTAIYHIEPYSIPSNHLTSITLNAHIGFFVNQTSKATFSINSLPAQLKTNPANGINRITIGTQSGLLTIPSNNDIRQKRFVYQWSCHDTKSAQPCYYNFLSVPNDLHRNPLLITREIQTQKVLMLNSSSFQPNNQYLIGLQVFDANDSRSSSETEYILLNVIDGIKPQVFIGPVYINGEFLVPYNAHFSTFVIPSGSNIVIRGKAYLNRGVKNVIWKSPTFRYPLLWTNDQISDQEIHTELYLYGDTLTAYGTYNFKMESCSHSNECSLAEISLMSAQSTTMCEVGVESYVELEMTLASIEKCNLSPSSSPITYQIYLEDEHYPAMLPLTMPQLSPVIIFPGTPVPIFNENQLTRLTVKTCDRFQTCTLHRSYPIRVEHSPNLTQSILQLIQHARRIYQTGDMIVALNYLNPIFLKHDFEMENHALFEMAINSSIEFATTAIQLPNLILSSGHYELMFSMFSHALHKTENLLLRRKLLNLIIRYFEKADAHHIRISIKNIRIIYANVMNSFVHSSRDDRWNNQEENLKFLKDIRETFKRIKKAVASRMPLGAHTVMLAERIEYHTAQFDSMDQMTTNAATLPVKIHTAYTEVIHSDNVEDLYIRAQMSQNRTITAKVRFGPEIRQMFNKSWDCDRRHPCSSVVQFVTVFPDESPFPHDERTHRLSPIIDITIHAPHTGQEQRIRGLFKASVFELTVTGNDSYGGSSYTTKCHYFDESTQQWRMDDIHPLGIAYAQAGCWSGHLSSFVILRTIMGISADYVIGVLVACTMGVLIFGMMVVFYVQRKNDAEAATTAAAAANKENDGVDKKSTIDDISNQRQKRTAKVGAMEIQSQTILVADD; encoded by the exons atgatgaaatgttcatttatcatttgtaataacaataataaaattgactCAATCATATTtctagtcatcatcatcattacattcaatgtgatattcattatttctcACATATCATGtgatcgccatcatcataaagttTATCGTCATGAAAAACGACCTGatcgattgaaatttgaaatcgaACGCCACATCGATTGCCATGCTATTGGCTATTCGGATGCAACACTCAATGAATGTGGATATTGTGTTGGTGGTCAAACCAAATTGGATTATGATCATGGAAAAGATTGTCTAGGAG TTTGTTTTGGCAACACAACCATAGATTGTATGGGTGTTTGTGGTGGTGATGCCTATATCGATGAATGTTCTGGAACTTGTATACAACCAG gTTTAGTTGCCATTGataaacattcatcattagtaTTGATGAATCGTGATTGTCGTGGTTTATGTTTACAGCAACCACCACcagccacaacaacaacagataaAGAATCcaatcaacaacgacaaaacaATCCGATGGTTGCAACACAATCATATCAATTGGATCGTTGTGGGTTTTGTTCACTTtcacaatcacaacaatcacaacaacaacaacaacaacaatcatcaccatcgtcatcgtcatcggtGAACGATCCAAACCAGATGACAATGTCACAATCAATGGATTGCAAAGGAAATTGTCAACTTCCTGGCTTAGTCAAGCATACAATAGTTTGTGGCCAATGTATTAATCAACAGAATGAAATGCCAACTGTAATTGATAATTGTGGCCATTGTCTATCTGAAGGGCATGCTTGTTCATGTGATCG TGATCCAATACGTTGTGGCTgtattgatcaaaataattgCTATCTGATTAAAAATCTATTGCCCATAGCTATACCGAACAATGTTCCAGTGAAT atttCAATTGTTGGTTATTTTTATCCATATGTTAATCAATTATATTGTGTGATACGTTcacaatcatttgaaataattgaatcatttccggtacaatttttatataaaaataaaacattcatACAATGTACAATGAAATTGGAACAAT CTGGCGAATATGTTGTCGGTTTAGGTTTCCGTCCGAATGTATTGATTACACCGCCCAAGGATTTATTAcaattttatgtttttgattcgaatgcAG TCAATTTAACTGGAATTACGCCTCAACGttcattttccaatgaatccGATTTGCCATTaatgattaaattcaatgctattgttgataatcatgAATTGCCACCTACACCGATTCGTTGTGGaatcatatatgaaaatggCCAACAAGAGCTTAGTGATTATGGTCAGGATCAATATTCTTGTAGATTGAAAGAATCTAAATTACGAGCAAAATCACAGATAACAAGAATATATCCAACTTTTGATggaattaatttcattggtTCCGGATTCGATCATCTGATTCAATCACCTGcaccaaaaatttttgccttatcatcatttatatctGAGGATAGTCTTTCGATAATTGTTAATTTTGATAAATCAGTCAATATTGAAATCATCGAGAATCATATACGTGaaaatgtcgatgatgatgaagatgatgttgCATTGATTATGTGTGATTATCTACTAACCGAATCGACTATAGAACAACTTAGCTTATTCGAATTGGAAAGCTGTAAATGGGCCACACGAACACAATTTATTATAACGATATTGAAACCATTTTCATCGGATATGATCGAAATACAATTGAAGCCACAAGTATTATCAGAACATGGCCAAAAATATCCTTTGTTCAATCAAGAATCTGAATCGGCCAATATATCAAAACTTTCAAATCATCTGAATTGGTGGAGCTATGAACCAATGATTGCCATTATTGGACCAAATGAAATATCATTCTGTggtattttttcattgattggcCATTTTTCTTCACCTCGTGGTACTACTGAAGTGAATTTTGAATGGAAAGTTTCCGGTGAAGTTACCAGTGATCTTCGACAATATGTTCGTAGTCATGGAAAATCAACGAATCTTTTATTGAATGCTGAAATGTTTGATATAAATACAGAATATACGTTTACATTCAGTGCATTTATACATGCTCGACGTCAAAGTATCGAAGCCGTACATTCATTAATACGGCTAGAATATGAAACACCGAATTTGGTCATCTATTCTACAAATACGTTGAGTAGCAATCCGTTACGTGAAAATGATCCTATTCTGTTGTTTGGTGATTTTCATATTCCCGATTGTATTTATCCACCACAATTGATCACAATGTATTGGTCAACCAATGACCCGTTGGTGCTGTTtccaatcaaacaaatcacaAAACGTTATACCGCTATATATCATATTGAACCATATTCAATACCATCTAATCATTTGACATCGATTACTTTGAATGCTCATATTGGATTCTTTGTAAATCAAACAAGTAAAGCTAccttttcaatcaattcactACCAGCACAATTAAAAACTAATCCAGCTAATGGAATCAATCGAATTACAATCGGTACACAAAGTGGATTGCTTACTATTCCatctaataatgatattcGTCAAAAACGTTTTGTCTATCAATGGAGTTGTCATGACACAAAATCTGCACAACCttgttattataattttttgtctgtACCGAATGACCTTCATAGAAATCCATTATTGATCACTAGAGAaattcaaacacaaaaagTGCTGATGTTAAATTCCAGTTCATTTCAgccaaataatcaatatttgattggACTTCAAGTTTTCGATGCCAATGATAGCCGTTCAAGTTCAGAAACTGAATATATTTTACTCAATGTTATCGATGGTATTAAACCACAAGTGTTTATTGGACCAGTATATATAAATGGTGAATTTTTAGTTCCATACAATGCACATTTTTCCACATTTGTCATACCATCCGGTAGTAATATTGTGATCCGAGGAAAAGCATATCTCAATCGTGGAGTGAAAAATGTCATATGGAAATCTCCAACTTTTCGTTATCCATTACTTTGGACCAATGATCAAATCAGTGATCAGGAAATCCATACTGAGCTTTACTTATATGGAG ATACATTGACCGCATATGGGAcatataattttaaaatggaATCCTGTAgtcattcaaatgaatgtagTTTAGCagaaatttcattgatgTCCGCTCAATCGACTACAATGTGTGAAGTTGGTGTTGAATCTTATGTTGAATTAGAAATG ACATTGGCTAgcattgaaaaatgtaatCTTTCACCAAGTTCATCGCCCATTACATATCAAATATATCTGGAAGATGAACATTATCCAGCAATGTTACCATTGACTATGCCACAATTATCACCagttattatttttccagGCACTCCGGTAccaatttttaatgaaaatcaattaacaCGTTTAACAGTGAAAACGTGTGATCGTTTTCAAACATGCACGCTACATCGATCATATCCAATTCGTGTGGAACATTCACCGAATCTGACACAATCAATTCTACAACTTATACAACATGCACGTCGTATCTATCAAACTGGTGATATGATTGTTgcattgaattatttgaatccaatttttcttaaacatgattttgaaatggaaaatcacGCATTATTTGAAATGGCCATCAATTCAAGCATTGAATTCGCAACCACAGCCATACAATTGCCAAATTTAATACTAAGTTCAGGTCATTATGAACTAATGTTCAGTATGTTTAGTCATGCATTACATAAAACGGAAAATCTATTGTTGCGACGAAAATTGcttaatttaattattcGTTATTTTGAAAAAGCTGATGCTCATCATATcagaatttcaatcaaaaatattcgTATTATTTATGCAAATGTtatgaattcatttgttcattcatcacGTGATGATCGATGGAATaatcaagaagaaaatttaaaattcctTAAAGATATTCGTGAAACATTcaaaagaattaaaaaagCTGTTGCATCACGTATGCCACTTGGTGCACATACTGTGATGTTAGCTGAAAGAATCGAATATCATACTGctcaattcgattcaatgGATCAAATGACAACTAACGCCGCTACGTTGCCAGTGAAAATTCATACAGCATATACAGAAGTTATTCATTCGGATAATGTAGAAGATCTTTATATCAGAGCACAAATGTCACAGAATCGAACAATTACAGCAAAAGTAAGATTTGGACCAGAAATTCGACAAATGTTCAATAAAAGTTGGGATTGTGATCGACGACATCCATGTTCAAGTGTTGTACAGTTTGTAACTGTATTCCCGGATGAAAGTCCATTTCCTCATGATGAACGAACACATCGATTGTCTCCAATCATTGATATAACTATTCATGCACCACATACTGGTCAAGAACAACGAATCCGTGGTCTTTTCAAAGCATCTGTTTTTGAACTTACTGTCACTGGAAATGATTCATATGGTGGATCCAGTTATACTACTAAATGTCATTATTTCGATGAATCAACACAACAATGGCGTATGGATGATATTCATCCATTGGGTATTGCTTATGCACAAGCTGGTTGTTGGTCTGGTCATCTATCGTCATTTGTCATTCTAAGAACAATCATGGGTATCAGTGCTGATTATGTAATTGGCGTTTTAGTTGCTTGTACAATGGGTGTATTGATATTTGGTATGATGGTTGTATTCTATGTACAACGTAAAAATGATGCTGAAGctgcaacaacagcagcagcagcagcaaataaagaaaatgatggtgtagacaaaaaatcaaccatTGATGACATTTCTAATCAGAGACAAAAACGAACAGCCAAAGTTGGTGCAATGGAAATTCAAAGTCAAACAATTTTAGTAGCTGATGATTGA
- the LOC124495855 gene encoding uncharacterized protein LOC124495855: MRKKIQRSIIISTILILIMIKIMMTIITIIVLKQFSFFYYYLILIQCLFLHHHLLVATTISTISNINHSTSSNSFSTPSSLNCSICSKNLNLFCDEKSGRCECPAKMPVRLSSEIPCLPYKHLGDLCIHSDECRQTENAVCIATFLFSIKILNKTPSFKQWFFYNKIHNDEDMNYLLNKLYGRCRCQKGFRAITPTQCIPSTFDTSIICNHENDCLSIRGHCDRNRCRCPNGYHYDLIKERCDEIFNLHLHFCASSSDCYIQQSNMECKNQKCVCTRNYSFHNDTGCVQLDICNSETTTTTIRLRNHQRQSNTPICQQQLSSSFSTINVCRFVIKSFPLILIVIIISNLLCYIRTRKSSLSNRLYRHHREIHDLRRRYSEEQRQRTNSSMNHLSIVPNDRTIQSCSLLSLPDYETIINNEMPVIIENHRNYQNLQERLPTYEEAIVLSLKNSINSSSDQDIIHGHNDDDDDDDNDDDNDQQQNDYHGIVSQHQQQRQRMLDGHCEYHHHHH, encoded by the coding sequence atgaggaaaaaaattcaacggtcaatcatcatttcaacgATCTTGatcttgataatgataaagatcatgatgaccatcatcactattattgtattgaaacaattttcattcttctaTTACTACCTCATCCTCATTCAATGTCTAtttctacatcatcatctattagttgcaacaacaatttccaCCATTTCGAATATTAATCATtcgacatcatcaaattctttttctactccatcatcattaaattgttCTATATGTTCAAAAAATCTCAATTTATTctgtgatgaaaaaagtgGCCGTTGTGAATGTCCTGCAAAAATGCCGGTACGATTATCATCGGAAATTCCTTGTTTACCGTATAAACATTTGGGTGATCTTTGTATCCATTCGGATGAATGTCGCCAAACAGAGAATGCTGTATGTATTGCaacgtttttattttcgataaAAATCCTGAACAAAACACCATCGTTTAAACAATGGTTTTTctataataaaattcataacGATGAAGATATGAATTATTTGCTGAACAAACTATATGGCCGATGTAGATGTCAAAAAGGATTTCGAGCAATAACACCTACCCAATGTATaccatcaacatttgatACTTCTATCATTTGTaatcatgaaaatgattgtttaTCCATTCGTGGCCATTGTGATCGTAATCGATGTCGATGTCCTAATggttatcattatgatttaaTCAAAGAACGCtgtgatgaaatttttaatttacatCTACATTTTTGTGCCTCATCTTCAGATTGTTATATACAGCAATCAAATATGGAatgtaaaaatcaaaaatgtgTTTGTACTCggaattattcatttcacaaCGATACCGGATGTGTGCAACTTGATATCTGTAACagtgaaacaacaacgacaacgatacGTCTTCGtaatcatcaacgacaatcAAACACACCTATATGTCAACagcaattatcatcatcattttcgacCATTAATGTTTGTCGTTTTGTGATTAAATCATTTCCATTGATTCTAATTGTAATTATAATATCGAATCTTTTATGTTATATTCGAAcacgaaaatcatcattaagtaATCGGCTATATCGACATCATAGGGAAATACATGATTTAAGACGTCGATATAGTGAagaacaacgacaacgaaccaattcatcaatgaatcatttatCTATTGTTCCAAATGATCGAACAATTCAATCATGTTCTCTGTTATCATTACCTGATTATGAaacaataattaataatgaaatgccAGTCATTATCGAAAACCACCGCAATTATCAAAATCTACAAGAACGATTACCTACATATGAAGAAGCTATTGTTTTATCCTTGAAAAATTCGATCAACTCTAGTTCTGATCAAGACATTATTCATggtcataatgatgatgatgatgatgatgacaatgacgatgacaatgatcaacaacaaaatgactACCATGGTATTGTTtcacaacatcaacaacaaaggCAACGAATGCTTGATGGCCATtgtgaatatcatcatcatcatcattaa
- the mmy gene encoding UDP-N-acetylglucosamine pyrophosphorylase mmy, translating to MNHELCVKMAQYNDVKNLLEKYHQEHLLRFYDDKNTAEQNQQLIDDINSVNFQSLCRQEYFDDSNQSNKSIDEHLEPLDASIQQDIRQTSAEQLEQYRKIGLEEISKGKVAVLLLAGGQGTRLGSSLPKGMFDVGLVSKKTLYQIQAERIYRLQEMAGKSAIIPWYIMASEHTIEPTIEFFKKHNYFNLDEKNIRFFEQDIIPCFTLDGKIILKETYKLARSPNGNGGLYEAISKKGILNDMQQRGIEHIHAYCVDNILVKVADPVFIGYCASKNVECGAKTVEKMNPGEAVGVICKVRGQYQVVEYSEVSKEISERRNSDGRLMFNAGNICNHYFTLKFLQDKVHYDELPYHQAKKKIPFVDNEGNHVKPDKPNGIKLEKFIFDVFRFVDVDKFAVWQVLREDEFSPLKNNDQATRDSPTTARLSLYNLHQRYVLKAGGKIIDGEKGIPVPLLSSPVLTSDKSHYENQAICEISPLLSYEGENLANIVDGKTLSTPVMLS from the exons ATGAATCACGAATTGTGTGTCAA aATGGCCCAATATAATGATGTGAAAAATTTActtgaaaaatatcatcaagaACATTTATTACGATTctatgatgacaaaaatacTGCcgaacaaaatcaacaacttattgatgatataaattctgttaattttcaatcattatgtCGTCAAGAATATTTCGATGATTCCAATCAGTCCAACAAATCGATTGACGAACATCTTGAACCATTAGATGCAAGTATTCAGCAAGATATTCGTCAAACATCCGCTGAACAGCTGGAACAATATCGTAAGATTG GTCTGGAAGAAATATCCAAAGGTAAAGTGGCTGTTCTGCTATTGGCCGGTGGTCAAGGAACTCGTCTTGGTTCTAGCTTACCCAAAGGAATGTTTGATGTAGGATTGGTATCGAAAAAAACCTTGTACCAGATTCAAGCTGAACGAATCTATCGGCTACAGGAAATGGCTGGAAAATCAGCAATAATTCCATGGTACATAATGGCTTCTGAACATACCATTGAaccaacaattgaatttttcaagaaacataattatttcaatttggatgagaaaaatattcgattttttgaACAGGATATTATTCCTTGTTTCACATTAGATGGCAAAATTATTCTGAAAGAAACTTATAAATTGGCAAGATCACCAAACGGTAATGGTGGTTTGTATGAAGCAATCAGCAAGAAAGGcattttgaatgatatgCAACAACGTGGTATCGAACATATTCATGCTTATTGTGTGGATAATATTCTTGTCAAAGTGGCTGATCCGGTATTCATCGGATATTGCGCATcgaaaaatgttgaatgtgGTGCCAAAACGGTAGAGAAAATGAATCCCGGTGAAGCGGTCGGTGTTATTTGTAAAGTTCGTGGTCAATATCAAGTTGTTGAATACAGTGAAGTTTCCAAAGAAATATCTGAACGTCGTAATTCGGATGGTCGATTAATGTTTAATGCTGGAAATATCtgtaatcattattttacgCTTAAATTCCTTCAAGATAAAGTTCATTACGATGAACTACCATATCATCAggcgaagaaaaaaattccttttGTCGATAATGAAGGTAACCATGTAAAACCGGATAAACCGAATGGAatcaaattggaaaaatttatttttgatgtaTTTCGATTCGTCGA TGTGGACAAATTTGCCGTCTGGCAAGTGTTACGTGAAGATGAATTTTCTCcattaaaaaacaatgatcaaGCAACACGTGATTCGCCAACAACTGCCCGTCTATCATTGTATAATCTTCATCAACGATATGTACTTAAAGCTGGTGGTAAAATAATCGATGGTGAGAAAGGAATTCCAGTTCCATTACTTTCAAG TCCTGTATTAACTTCTGATAAAAG CCATTATGAGAATCAAGCCATCTGTGAAATATCACCATTACTATCATATGAGGGTGAAAATTTGGCAAATATCGTTGATGGTAAAACATTGTCGACACCAGTCATGTTAAGCTAA
- the Cdc50 gene encoding cell cycle control protein 50A — protein sequence MSNNIVPIEQPKSQKPSNSAFKQQKLSAWQPIFTVGTVLPTFFLIGVAFIPVGIGLLISSYQVQELEIDYTSCERRAINTIPQIIDNSTATSTLCSEFLAKNPNGNCSCLIDLELDADYRRDVFLYYGLTNFYQNHRRYVKSRDDYQLLGHLRAGRECSPFAHRIDPMDGILKPVMPCGAIANSLFNDTFQLERLVVDASNNPAYNEVPLIKTGIAWATDKNKFKNPPIPKGSNSLAPAYNGTVHPINWPRNVYDLDPSDPNDNGLQNEGFIVWMRTAAFPTFRKLYARIRHDINEKDVSYQEGLPKGKYRLHIQYNFPVAGFKGKKRFIISNTSWLGGRNPFIGAVYILVGMTALLLSGLFLLIHKKFGPSSVDNLNITSQTPFLN from the exons atgtcgaataATATTGTTCCAATCGAACAACCAAAAAGTCAAAAACCATcaa ATAGTGCATTcaagcaacaaaaattatctGCTTGGCAGCCAATTTTTACCGTTGGAACTGTATTACCTACATTCTTTTTAATTGGCGTTGCATTCATACCTGTCGGCATTGGTCTATTGATCTCATCATATCAAGTACAAGAATTAGAAATTGATTATACATCATGTGAAAGACGTGCTATTAATACAATACCACAAATTATTGACAATTCAACTGCAACATCAACACTTTGTTCGGAATTTCTTGCTAAAAATCCAAATGGTAATTGTAGCTGTTTAATAGATCTTGAACTTGATGCCGATTATCGTCGTGATGTATTCCTTTATTATGGCCTAACGAATTTCtatcaaaatcatcgacGTTATGTAAAATCACGTGATGATTATCAACTTTTGGGTCATTTACGTGCTGGACGTGAATGTTCACCATTCGCTCATCGTATCGATCCAATGGATGGAATATTAAAGCCAGTTATGCCATGTGGTGCTATTGCCAATAGCTTATTCAATGATACATTTCAATTGGAAcgtcttgttgttgatgcaaGCAATAATCCAGCATATAATGAAGTACCATTAATTAAAACGGGAATAGCATGGGCAACTGATaagaataaattcaaaaatccaCCCATACCAAAAGGATCGAATAGTTTAGCACCTGCTTATAATGGTACGGTTCATCCAATCAATTGGCCACGCAATGTTTATGATCTAGATCCAAGTGAtccaaatgataatggattACAGAATGAAGGTTTCATTGTATGGATGCGAACAGCAGCATTTCCAACGTTCCGTAAATTGTATGCGAGAATTCGACACGATATCAATGAAAAGGATGTCAGTTATCAGGAAGGATTACCTAAAGGCAAATATCGATTGCATATCCAATACA ATTTTCCTGTTGCCGGATTTAAGGGTAAAAAACGATTCATTATATCGAATACATCGTGGCTTGGTGGCCGTAATCCATTCATTGGTGCCGTTTACATATTGGTTGGCATGACAGCATTATTGTTATCCGGGTTATTTCTTTTAATCCATAAGAAATTTGGTCCAAG ttCTGTAGACAATCTAAACATTACATCACAGACACCGTTCTTGAATTGA
- the LOC124495958 gene encoding peptidyl-prolyl cis-trans isomerase G, with the protein MVKLKQLRPRCFFDISIDGKNAGRVIFELFNEKCPKTCENFKALCTGEKGIGQLTGKPLHYKNVSFHRIINNFMIQSGDFSQNNGKGGESIFGGTFKDESFDFKHERPFLLSMANRGPNTNGSQFFITLVPTPHLDGVHVVFGHVIAGQDVVMKIAQQSVDKQSRPIVPVCISNCGELVPQIKPKEKTLSVDKQSHKKRRKHSDESDTSGDSDSDSSSNSSSSSSESDDDSSSKEKDKKQTTNPVEKNPDNTEIEQNENSISLFNPKYSVRIDPEEIPEIPQNRFLHRGIRQSPSILDDAITNKEKEDSNKNRSQSSNYRNDRSYGRRIIYTSSGRKIKGRGSIRYRTPSPDDNGRYSRKSSRQWRRSETPPYWRAEQAKLRPWKQIMSAKNNSKEQRHSNDNSRRRSSRSRSYERRDRRHHHYHHHENRNDDDNNRSHRKHRSSDHHHHHHRSRSSSPAKYRDRKIDENSIQKRKFREFPSPRSSYSPEKRNSISKHKPSRKSSKEKENRHDPQSESNNNNTHRRIIDDNKRKDD; encoded by the exons ATGGTTAAATTAAAGCAATTAAGAcctcgttgtttttttgacatttcgattgatggaaaaaatg cCGGTCGAGTTATATTcgaattattcaatgaaaaatgtccTAAAAcatgtgaaaattttaaagcACTTTGCACTGGCGAAAAAGGTATCGGACAATTAACCGGAAAACCTTTACATTATAAAAATGTTAGCTTTCATCgtataatcaacaattttatgATACAAAGTGGAGATTTTTCCCAAAACAATGGTAAAGGCGGTGAAAGTATATTTGGTGGAACATTCAAAgatgaatcatttgattttaaacaTGAACGTCCATTTCTATTGTCCATGGCAAATCGTGGACCAAATACGAATGGATCTCAATTTTTTAT AACTCTTGTACCAACACCACATCTTGATGG CGTACATGTTGTATTTGGTCATGTAATTGCCGGTCAGGATGTTGTAATGAAAATCGCACAGCAATCTGTTGATAAACAAAGTCGTCCCATAGTACCAGTTTGTATTTCAAATTGTGGTGAATTAGTTCCacaaatcaaaccaaaaGAGAAGACTCTATCAGTGGATAAACAAAGTCATAAAAAACGACGAAAACATAGTGATGAATCCGATACGAGTGGTGATTCGGATAGTGATTCAAGTTCAAacagcagtagtagtagctctgaatctgatgatgattcttcgtcaaaagaaaaagataaaaaacaaactacaAATCCTGTCGAGAAGAATCCTGATAATACAGAAATcgaacaaaacgaaaacagTATTTCTTTATT TAATCCAAAATATTCAGTTCGTATTGATCCAGAAGAAATACCTGAAATACCACAGAATCGTTTTCTTCACCGAGGTATACGACAATCTCCTTCGATCCTTGATGATGCGATAActaacaaagaaaaagaggATTCCAATAAGAATCGTTCACAATCATCTAATTATCGTAATGATCGATCCTATGGACGACGTATTATATACACTTCTTCGGGACGAAAAATCAAAGGTCGTGGTTCGATTCGATATCGTACACCATCacctgatgataatggtcgATATAGCAGAAAATCTTCACGACAATGGCGTAGAAGTGAAACACCACCATATTGGCGTGCTGAACAGGCCAAACTTCGACCATGGAAACAGATAATGTCTGCTAAGAATAATTCAAAAGAACAGCGGCATTCGAATGATAATAGTCGTAGGCGAAGTTCGCGTTCACGTTCGTATGAACGACGcgatcgtcgtcatcatcattatcatcatcacgagaatagaaatgatgatgataataatcggtCGCACAGAAAACATCGAAGTagcgatcatcatcatcatcatcatcgttcaaGAAGTTCAAGTCCAGCAAAGTATAGAGAtcgaaaaattgatgaaaatagtattcagaaaagaaaatttcgaGAATTTCCATCACCACGGTCATCATATTCTCCGGAAAAACGCAATTCCATTTCGAAACATAAACCATCACGAAAATCAtcgaaagagaaagaaaatcgACATGATCCACAAagtgaatcaaataataataatactcaTCGACGAATTATCGACgacaacaaacgaaaagatgattga